The genomic interval CAGACCAGCGTCCAGCCATTCGGCCAGTTTGTTGGCAACCTGGGGCTGGAGCGTGCCACTGCGGGTCCAGTTGGCCAGGAAATCGGCGAAGTCGGGCAACTTGAAGAAGTAGTGCTCGGACTCCTTCTCGATCGGTGTGGCACCGGATACGGCCGAACGCGGGTTGATCAGCTCCGCCGGGGTGTAGGTGGCACCACAGGCCTCACAGTTGTCGCCGTACTGGTCCTCGGTCTTGCACTTCGGGCAGGTGCCCTTGATGAAGCGGTCGGCCAGGAACATGTTCTTTTCCGGGTCGAAGGACTGGGTAATCTTGCGCGTGGCAATATGCCCGTTTTCCTGCAACTGACGGTAGATGTACTCGGAGAACTGACGGTTCTCCTCCGAGTGGGTGGTGTAATAGTTGTCGAAGCGGATATGGAACCCGGCAAAGTCCTGCTGGTGCTCATCGCGGATACGGTCAATCAGCTCCTCGGAGGTGATGCCTTCGCGCTCGGCGCGGAGCATAATGGCAGTGCCGTGGGCATCATCGGCGCAAACGTAGTAGCAATTCTGGCCCCGCATATTCTGGTAGCGCACCCAGATGTCGGTCTGAATGTATTCCAGCAGGTGGCCCAGATGAATGGGGCCATTGGCGTAGGGCAGGGCGCTGGTGACCAGAATATCGCGCTGTTGCTTTGGACTCGCTTGCGTCATGGTGTGTCCGAACCTTTCTTCAGAGTAGGGGTTGTGTGGTCAGAAACGGGCACAGATGATACCTTCCGAGCAGATATTTTTCACCCGAATCCCCTGATTCCGTGCTTAAAATGAAGCATGAGCTTATTCCGGAGAACCCGATGACACAGATTTCTGAGCAGGCCCTGCAAACGGCGATTCGCGAATACCGCGATCCGTATCTTCAGAAGGACCTGTACGAACTGGATGCCGTAAAGGCGTTGAACACCGATGAGGCCGGCAAGGTCACGCTGATGGTCGAGCTGCCGTACCCGTCCAAAGGCATTGCTGGCGCACTGAAGCAGCTGGTGTCGGTAGCTCTGGAAAACGTGGACGGCGTTGAAAGCGCCGACGTTCACGTCGGCCAGAAGATCCACTCCTACAAAGTTCAGAAAGAACTGCCATCGGTGCCAGGTGTGAAGAACATCATTGCCGTTGCCTCTGGCAAGGGCGGCGTTGGCAAATCCACCACCGCCGTCAACCTGGCCCTGGCCCTGAAGGCCGAAGGCGCCCGCGTCGGCATCCTGGATGCCGACATCTACGGCCCGAGCATTGGCATGATGCTGGGCGTGCCCGAAGGCAAACGCCCGGACACCCGTGAAAACAAATACTTCGTGCCCATGGAAGCCCACGGCCTCCAGGCCAACTCCATGGCCTTCGTGGTTACCGATAAAACCCCCATGGTCTGGCGTGGCCCAATGGTCAGCGGCGCGGTCATGCAGCTTCTGCAGCAGACTCTATGGAACGAGCTCGACTACCTGATCGTCGACATGCCGCCGGGTACCGGCGACATCCAGCTCACCCTGGCGCAGAAAGTGCCGGTGACCGGCGCGGTGATCGTCACCACGCCCCAGGACATCGCGCTGCTAGACGGCAAGAAAGGCATCGAAATGTTCCGTAAAGTCGACATCCCGGTGCTGGGTGTGGTCGAGAATATGAGCGTGCACATCTGCAGCAACTGCGGCCATGAAGAGCCTTTATTCGGCCACGGCGGCGGCGAACGCATCGCCGACGAGTACGACACTACGCTGCTGGGTCAGCTACCCCTGCACATGACTATCCGTGAACAGACCGACGGCGGCCAGCCCTCGGTGGTGGCCGAGCCGGATTCCGAAGTGGCACGCCGGTACCGGGATATTGCCCGCCGGGTAGGTGCCGAGCTCTCCACTCGCGAGCGTAACCTGACCGGTTCTATCTCCAGCGTGTCCGTTACCGAACACTGATTAGTCTTATCTGCGGCGGGCTTATCGAGAGCTCTGTCGCGGGCGCAGTAACTACCGGCCAAAAATGTCGAAGGCCAAGGATGGCCGAAGACAAGCGCACATGGACGTGCTCGTAGCGGTTTTTGGCCGGTAGTTGCTGTGACCGCAGCCCCCGATCTCGAAGCCACCGATGCCACCGATGCCACCCGCAAGACTTCGACACAACCCCAAGTAACGGGTAAACTACGCCCCAATTTTTCCAGTGATAACGAGACGTCACCCATGAGCATCAAATCCGATAAGTGGATTCGCAGAATGTCCGAGCAGCAGGGCATGATCGAACCGTTCGAAAGCGGTCAGGTCCGTGAATCTGAAAAGGGCCGTGTTATCTCCTACGGCACCTCCAGTTACGGTTACGACGTACGCTGCAGCAACGAATTCAAAATCTTCACCAACGTTCACTCCGCCACCGTCGACCCCAAAAACTTCGACGAAAACAGCTTCGTGAACTACACCGGTGACGTCTGCATCATTCCGCCGAATTCCTTCGCCCTGGCGCGCACCGTTGAGTACTTCCGCATCCCGCGCAGCGTACTCACCATCTGCCTTGGTAAATCCACCTACGCGCGTTGCGGCATCATCGTGAATGTCACACCGCTGGAGCCGGAGTGGGAAGGCCAGGTGACCCTGGAATTCTCCAACACCACCAACCTGCCGGCGAAAATCTACGCCAACGAAGGTGTGGCGCAGATGCTGTTCTTCGAATCCGACGAAGTTTGCGAAACCAGCTACAAAGACCGTGGCGGCAAATACCTGGGCCAAACCGGCGTGACCCTGCCCAGGACATGAACGCTAACCAGTTTCTGAAAGCCGTTTCCCAGCTGCAAGGATGGCGCGAATGCGCCTTCCTGCTGTCGCTCGCCGAGCGCTCATTCCCAAACTACGCCCTGTTTGCCGACGCCGTTGGCCTGAAAACCGGTGCCAAGATGCGGCAGATGCTGGACCAGGGCTGGAGCATGCTGCAAGAGGATGTCGCGGAATCCGCCATCCCCCAGCTCCTGGCCAAGCTTGAAGCCCTGTCTCCGGATGTTGAAGCCTACGACGCCTATGGCGTGTACCCGGCCTTCGATTTCTGCCAGCTGCTGGAACAGGCCCTGCTGAATCGCCTGAACCCGGCCAAACATCGCGCCACCGAGGCCTCCCAGATGGCCACCGGCACAGTGATGAGCTTCATCGAGATGTCCGAGGGCGATGAGCTCGATGAGGACGGACTGGTACGCCTGCTGGAGGTGCACCCGTTGATGAAAGAAGACAAAGCCTTTCAGCGTGAACTGGTGCTGGCCCTGAAGCGTCAGCGCACCCCCACCCAGCAGTTTACCGAAGGCCTCCGCGTCGATGCCGCCAACGACGGCGTCAGCAATCTGGGAATTTCCCTGACCGAATAACGGCACAGCAAGCCGCTCACCAAAAGAGCGGCTAGACTGTCGCTGCCACAGAACGATAAATTTACCGGGTGTGCATAACGGATTTTACGCCATGAAGCTCTCTGCATTTGGTCGCAAGTTTACCGCCGATGCCGGCATAACCTCATTGATGGACGATCTCGGAAACGCCATGGCGTCCGGTGACGACATGATCATGATGGGGGGCGGTAACCCCGGGCACATACCGGAAATCCAGGAGCGCGTGCAGGAAATTCTGGCCAATATCAGCCAGAGCGAATCCGACGTCCGCCGTTTGGTTGGAGTCTATGATCCGCCCCAGGGCGAGAAGCAGTTTATTGCCGCGCTGGCAGAGCTGCTCAGCCGGGAATACGGCTGGGACCTGGAGCCGGAAAACATCGCCCTGACCAACGGCAGCCAGGCGGCCTTCTTCATGTTGTTCAACATGTTCGGCGGCGACTACGGAAACGGTCAGCACAAGCACATTCTCTTGCCTTTGGCGCCGGAGTACATCGGCTACGCCGATGCCGGTATCGAGCCGGGCCTGTTTCGCGCCGTTCAGCCGGACATCTCCTTTACCGATGCCCACGAATTCAAGTACCGGGTCGATTTTGATGCTGTGGAAGTGACCGGTGAGACCGGGGCCATTTGCGTATCCCGGCCCACCAACCCGACCGGCAACGTGATCACCGACGACGAGCTGGCACGACTGGAAGTTCTCGCTCGCGAGCACGATGTGCCCCTGATCGTCGACGGCGCCTACGGCACGCCGTTCCCCAGCCTGCTGTTTGTGGACGCCGAGCCGACCTGGAATGAGCAGATTATTCTCTGCCTGAGCCTGTCCAAGCTGGGGATGCCCGCGGCCCGAACCGGCATCGTGATTGCCGCGAAGCCGGTCATCAAGGCGCTGTCAGGGGTGAATGCGATCATGAACCTGGCTACTGGCAGTTTTGGCGCCATGCTGGCGGAACCACTGGTGCGCTCCGGAGACCTGCTGTCACTGAGCCGGGATGTGGTGTGTCCGTTCTACAAGGCGAAGATGGAAAAGGCAGTGGCGGCGTTCCGTGACGCCATGGGCGAGGACAACTGCCGCTGGTACATCCACAAGCCCGAGGGCGCCATGTTCCTGTGGCTGTGGTTCCCGGACCTGCCCATTACCAGTTTGGAGTTGTACGAGCGGTTGAAGACACGCGGTGTCCTGGTGGTGTCCGGGCACTATTTCTTCCCAGGCCTGCCCGAGGATGACTGGCAGCATCGGCACGAATGCCTGCGGGTTACCTATTCCCAGGACGACGAGCGAGTAGCAGAAGGGCTCCGGATTATTGCCGACGAGGTCAAAGCGGTTTGGGCGGAAGCGGGGAAGAGCGCCTAGCCGCCCAGGTCGGACCGGTTCAGTCGGAGTTCGTAGCGACTGCCATCGGGTTCAGTCTGGAGCAGTCGCACCAGCAGGAAATCTTCGTCCGGTGCAAACCACATAAGAGTTTCGCGCTTGGAGCCTTTATCCCGTACTTTCTCGGCTTTCAACGTGGTGATGGAGCCCCGGTTGGTTTTCATGGGCTCCTGATCGAGTACGGCGAATCGGTCCTCATCGTAATCGTCGCCATCAATCACCTGATAGGTGATATCGCGCTTGCCGGATTTGATGTCCTGGCTCAGTTGCAGTTGGAATCCGAGCGGGTCCAGCGCGCCTTCACGTAGTTCCAGTTTGAACGGCTCGCCCTCATCCTTGCCGGTGGCGACTCCGGCATCCCAATCGAAATCAATGCTCTGTTCACGATCCTTGATCAGGAAGCCCGATAGCCGGTAACGGTAGCGCAGTGGGATAACCTGGTTGTTTTCCCATTTCAGGATCAGGGATTCATCGATATTGGCGATGAACGAGTCCACATCGGTCCGGTACAGCCAAACGTTTCCGGTTTTTTTGGTCAGCGTCCGCTTGGCGGTGCCGTTCAGGGTGATGCCCTTGTCCATGGCCGCGGTGTAGGTGACCTCATAGGGGGCAAGTTCGGCGCCGGGTTGCTGGGCGTCCTTGGGCGGCTGGGTGTCTTCAGAAGGCTCGTTGGCCAGGGTGGGAGCCGTGAACAGTCCAAGGGTTAGCAGGATGGCGGCTCGGCGGGTAGAGGATTTTGTGGTGGTGCGATTCAAATACATATCGGGTAACCCTGGAAAAGCTGTCTTTTATGGCGACAGTTTAGCGGGTTACCCGATAGTGCAAGATGACAATACGTTCAGGGTGCGACTCAGTTATCAGGCAACCGCATCGGTTTTTTCAGTAATTCACCGTCGAAGGTGACGTAATCGCTGCCCAGCTGAATACGGCCTTCACAGAACCAGCGTACAACGATCGGGTAAAGGATGTGTTCCTTTTCCTGAACTTTTTCCGCCAGACTCTCGGCCGTGTCATCCGGTGCCACGGCAACCTCTGCCTGGGCAATGAGCGGGCCGCCATCAAGCTCCTCAGTGACAAAGTGCACTGACACGCCGTGCAGGGTGTCGCCGGCATCAAGGGCTCTCTGATGGGTGTTCAGGCCGGTGTATTTTGGCAGCAGAGACGGATGGATGTTGAGCAGCTGGCCGCGGAAGGCACGAACAAAGTCCGTGGTCAGGATCCGCATAAAGCCGGCCAGCACCACCAGATCGGGGTTGTGACGCCGGATTTCCTGCATAAGGGCACCATCGAACTGCTCACGGGAGTCGTACTTAGTGTGGTCGACCACGAAGGTTTCGATGTGAGCCTGGGTCGCGCGTTCCAGTGCGAAGGCGTTTGGGCGGTTACAGCCGACCGCAGCGATCTGGCCCGGGAAATCCCGCTCCCGGCTGGCCTCAATCAGTGCCTGCAGATTGGTGCCGCTGCCTGAAGCCAGCACGAGGATGGTGGGCAAGGGGGGCTGATCTGCATTCATGCCGACACAAGTCCCGGTGCGTAGCGCACAGTCGGTTCGTCGTCGAGGTCGCCAGCGCTTTCAACCACGCCAACCTGCCAGGCGTTTTCACCCTGTGCTTTCAGGGTGTCCAGCGCCAGGTCTTTATGCTCGGCTGGCACGCAGACAATCATGCCAATGCCGCAGTTGAATGTGCGGTACATTTCTTCGTCAGCAACTCCACCGGCTTCCTTGAGCCACTGGAAAACCGGAGGCAGGGTCCAGCTGGCGGTGTCGATTGCCGCCACGCAGCCATTCGGCATTACCCGGGGAATATTCTCTGGCAGGCCGCCGCCGGTGATGTGGGACATGGCGCGTACATCCACCTGGCGGATCAGCTGCAGCAGGTTTTTGACGTAAATCCGGGTTGGAGCCATTAACGCATTGGCCAGGGTAGTATCGCCCATCGGCTGGTCCAAATCGGCGTTGCTGACGTCGATGATCTTGCGAATCAATGAATAGCCGTTGGAGTGGGGGCCGGAGGAGCCCAGCGCCAGCAGGACGTCGCCGTTCTGAACCCGGCTGCCATCGATGATGTCAGCGCGTTCGGCGATACCAACGCAAAAGCCGGCCAAATCGTAGTCGTCGCCTTCATACATGCCCGGCATTTCCGCGGTTTCACCGCCTACCAGAGCGCACCCAGACTGTTCGCAGCCCTCACCAATGCCTTCCACAACCTGGGTCGCAACCTCGACGTTGAGCTTGCCCGTCGCGTAGTAATCCAGGAAAAACAGAGGCTCGGCACCACCCACGATCAGGTCGTTCACACACATGGCCACCAGATCGATGCCGATGCTGTCGTGTTTTTGCAGCTGCATGGCCAAGCGCAGCTTTGTGCCCACGCCATCGGTTCCGGATACCAGGACTGGCTCCTTGTATCCAGCGGGGATGGAGACCATGGCGCCAAACCCGCCCAGGCCGCCTAGCACTTCCGGGCGTTTGGTGCGCGCGGCAGTCTGCTTTATGCGGTTTACGAGTTCGTTGCCTGCGTCAATGTCAACGCCGGCATCGCGGTAGGTCAGGGAGGGCTTCTGTTCGCTCATGGTGTGCTTTCACCGTTGGCCAATGGGTAAGGCGGCGGATTTTAACAGGTGAGGTGAGGCGCTCCAACCTGTTATTCCCCGTATGGCCTCTGGGACAGGGCGGGGTACGGGCAAGGCTTTGGCATTATTGCTTTTATGAAACTCGGGGCCGCTACTCACACTTATGGCCATGGTGTATCCTATGCGCCATTCATGCGAACTGCAGGGTGTTTCATGTCAGTATCAGGACGAAAATCGGCACGCCAGTCCGGACCGGTAGCGTGGCTTGCATTACTGGGGCTTATGGTTGCGTCTTTGTGCGCCCCCGTCTCGGCGGTGACCGTATCAGGGCTCTATAACGTGGAGGTGCCAGTGGCTGGCTCCTCCCCGAACGAACTGGCGGCGGGCTACGCCGACGGCCTGGCGCGAGTGTTCGTACGAGTGTCCGGCACCCGGGAGGTGCTGGGCCAGGAAGGTATTGAAGCGCTGCTTGCCGACGCTGAGTCGCTGCTGCTGTCGTACCAGTACCTGCGCGGTGATACCGGCGAAAACCGGCTTCGAATGGCCTTTGGTGCTGTCGGAGTTAACCGTGCCCTGGCGTCAATCAACGCCCCGGTGTGGGGCGCCAATCGCCCCCTCACGTTGGCCTGGGTTGCGGTCGAAGACCGCGGCACGCGCACACTCATTACCGATCAGGCTTCTGGCACTGGTGCAAGCCGTCAGGTGTCCGCTATCTGGCAGCAGGCGTTTGACCAGGCCGCGCAGGAGCGTGGACTTCCGGTGGCACTGCCACCTGCAAAATTCAGTGGCGACCGTGAGCTCCTGTCGGATTTGTGGGGCCAGTTTGTCAACCGTATCCGCAATGCCTCAGGAGATCTGGATCAGGATGTCATGGCGTTGGTGCGGGTAAATCGCAGCGGCGGTCAATGGCGCGCTGGCTGGGTTTTTGATGGCATGGCCATGGACGGTGGTGAAGAGTCGGTTACCGCCGACAGCCCAGAGGCCCTTGCGCAAACCGTCATCAACCGCTGGGCCGAACGTTACGCTGATCGCTATGCCGTAGCCGCAGGCAAGGTGGCCGAGTCGCCTCAGGTCGATATCGTGTTGAAGGGCGCTTCCTCCCTGGCGGACTATGGCAAGGTCACCAAGGTGCTCGAGGGTCTGACTCCGGTGCTCAGCGCCGGTGCCACCCGGGTTAAAGGCGACCAGCTGACGCTTCGCGTCGCATTCTCCGGCGAGCTGGACCAGCTCAAGGAATACATCGCATTGGATCCCCGTTTCGTGCCGCTGGAAGCCGAGCCTCGCGAGCCGGCCAAAGCGTCTGCAGAGCCGAAGGCGACGGAGCCAGCACAAGAGTCTGCACAATCAGCTTCGGGTCAAGCTGAGGCCGTAGCGACAGAGCAGGGCGTCGAGGCCGGTGGTCAATCTGAGGGTGGCAGTAAGAAGGATGGCCAGTCGATGTTCACCTACCAGCCCATGCCGGTGGATGAGGACGAGGCTGAACAGGCGTTCGAATCCCTCTATCAGGTGCTGTATTATCGGTGGCAGTCAACGCCCCGGATCAGTAATGGTGCTGGAGAGAGCGCTGACAAGAGTGCTGAAGAGTAAGGCGCTACCGGAGGGAGCCTTGTGAGTTTGGAACGCTGGCGCTGGATTCCCAATGCCCTCACGTTTTTGCGCATTCTGCTGATTGCTCCCTTTGCAAGCGGCCTGCTGACCGAAAATTATCGACTTGCGCTGTTAATCTTCGTTGTCGCGGCCGCCACCGATGCCTTCGATGGCTTCCTGGCGCGCCACTTCAATTGGCGCTCACGGTTTGGTGCGGTGGCCGACCCGCTGGCGGACAAGGCCCTGTTGCTGACCGCCTACCTGATGCTCACGCTGACCGAGGTGTTGCCGGTCTGGTTATTCATTCTGGTGCTTGGCCGAGATCTACTGATCGTTGGCGGCGCCCTGGCTTATCACTACGGTATCGGACGCTTTGATATGGAGCCCAGTCTCCCGGGCAAACTGAACACCTTCATCCAGATTCTGGTGGTGCTGGCCATCATTGTCCTGTTGGCGGGTCTGCCGATGCAGCCCTGGGTCATGGACGTGGGCATATTGATGGTGGCCATTTCGGCGATCTTCAGTGGCGGGCACTACCTGATGGTTTGGGGCCTGCGGGCCTGGAGGGCCAGGCGGTCGTGAGTGCGTCACAGCTACCCCTGGGTATCAAACTTCGGGACGATGCCCGATTTGGCAACTTCCACGGTGATCGTAACGCCGATGCCGCCTCACGTTTGAAGGCGGTCTGTAGTCAGCCCCGCGGGATTCCGGTGGTGGTCATCTGCGGCGATTCCGATACCGGCAAAAGCCATCTGCTGCAGGCTGCCTGCCACGATGCCGAGCATCGTGGCACTCTGGCCGTGTGCATCAGCATTGCCGAATTGGAGCCTTTCGGCCCCGAGGCTTTGGCCGGGCTCGATGGCGCCGACGTTATCTGTCTCGACGACCTTGATCGCATCGCTGGCCAGCCGGCCTGGGAAGAGGCGGTCTTTCATCTTTACAATCGGGTTCAGGATCGCGGTGGGCTGCTCATCGTGAGCTTGTCCGAGGTGCCGACAGCAGCGCCATTCAAACTTCCTGACCTGGTGTCCAGACTTTCCCACGGATTGCTGATCCAGCTTGGTATCTACCGTGATGGTGACCGTCTGCGCATCCTTATGGCCCGTGCCGAGCAGCGCGGCCTGGTGATCGGGGACGACGTTGCCACCTTTATTATGCGGCGCGCACCGCGCCGGCTTGGAGATTTGCTGGCAATTCTGGATACTCTGGATGAGAATTCGCTTCAGGCTCAGCGCAGGCTGACCATTCCGTTCGTGAAGACCGTGATGGGTTGGTAAACGGAAGATCGCCCACAACTACAAAGCGTGCAAGGGAGAGACTAGATGAGACGGGTTGTATTCAATCAAAAAGGCGGCGTTGGTAAATCCAGCATCACCTGTAATTTGGCTGCAATCAGTGCAGCCCGTGGCAAACGGACGCTGGTGGTGGATCTGGATCCCCAGGGCAACTCTACTCACTACCTGCTGGGCAAGCCCGCCAGTGAGCTGCGAGATACCGTGGCAGACATGCTTGAGCAGACGGTCGCGTTTACGGTCTTTAACCGCCGCCCGGACGAATTCGTCCATGCCACGCCCTATGACAACCTGTTTGTGATGCCGTCCAGCCCGGAATTGGATTTTCTGGAGCGAAAGCTTGAGGCCAAGCACAAGATTTACAAGCTGCGTGAAGCACTGAAGAAGCTGGGCGAGAGCTTTGACGCGATCTATATCGATACCGCCCCGGCCCTGAACTTTTATACCCGGTCGGCGCTGATTGCCGCCCAACGCTGTCTGATTCCGTTCGATTGCGACGATTTCTCGCGTCAGGCGCTGTACAACATCCTGAACGAAATCCGTGATCTGCAGGAAGACCACAATGAAGACCTGGTGGTGGAAGGCATTGTTGCCAACCAGTTCCAGCCCCGCGCCAGCCTGCCCAAGCAGCTGGTTCGTGAGCTGACGGAAGAAGGCCTGCCGGTTCTGCCGGTGCGCCTGTCGAGCTCGGTCAAGATGAAAGAGTCGCACCAGAGCCGTCAGCCACTCATTCACATGGCGCCCAAGCACCCCCTGACTCGCCAGTACGAAGACCTGTTCAGTGTACTGCACGGCGAGACGGTGGAACTGGCGCCCCTGGCCGATTAGAGAAGACCCGCCATGACCGAACCGCGAGACCACATAGGGCAGGTTGCCGACAGCCTGCTACAGATCGAGATGGAACTGCGACAGCTTGGCCTATGGGAGGCCGAGAGGCCATCTCCGGAAGCGTTGCAGAGTACCCAGCCGTTCTGTATCGACACTCTGGAATTTACCCAGTGGCTGCAGTTCGTGTTTGTGGCGCGGATGAAGGTGATTGTCGAGAAAGGGCACGCCTTGCCGGAAGTTTCCGGCATGGCGCCCATGGCTGAAGAGTATTTTCGTCCTCGGCCTGAATCCGGTAAGGGCCTGATCCAGGCTCTTGAGGAAATCGATCAGCTTCTGTCTGGAAGCTGATCAGTCCCGGCGCATAGCCAATCAATCCAGACGCATAGAAAGATCGGTGGCCTTGATGTCTTTGGTCAGGGCGCCGATCGAAATGTAGTCCACCCCGGTTTCCGCCACCGGTACCAGGGTCTGCGCATTGATGTTTCCTGACGCTTCCAGTCGTGCCCGACCGGCGGTGAGGGCGACCGCCGAGCGCATGTCCGCCAGTGAAAATTCATCCAGCATAATCACATCGGCACCCGCCGCCAGTGCCTGTTCCAGCTCGTCCATGTTTTCCGTTTCCACCTCCACTGGCCGACCCGGCGCAATGCGCCGCGCTTCTTCTACCGCCTTGGCGATGGAGCCACAGGCCGAGATGTGGTTTTCCTTGATCAGGAAGGCGTCCCACAAGCCGATCCGGTGGTTGAAGCAGCCCCCGCAGGTAACCGCGTATTTCAGGGCCAGGCGCAACCCCGGGAGGGTTTTGCGGGTATCCAGCAGGCGCACATTGGTGTGCGCGACCTTGTCGGCATAACTGGCGCAGACGGTGGCCACGCCCGAGAGGGTCTGTAACCAGTTCAGAGCTGCGCGTTCTGCGGTCAGCAAGCTCCGCGCCGGTCCGCGCATTTGGAACAGCACCTGATCCGGCACCACCTTGTCGCCATCTTGAACCTGCCATTCCAGAACCACGCTCGGATCTACCTGGCGGAATACTTCGTCCACCCAGTCTTTGCCCGCCACGGTGGCATGTTCACGGGTGATGACACGGCCTGAGCCCTGGGTGTCTGCGGCAATCAGCTGAGCGGTGATGTCGCCGTCGCCAATATCCTCACGAAGGCTCTGGGCGACAGTTTCAACTCGGGATTGGCGTAGCAGTTCTTCGGGAATCATGGTGTCGGGTCCGTTGGAGTCGGGGGGTGAAACATGAGTATGGGAGGGGATTCTATAGGCCTGAACGGCATTCGCCAATCGGGCGGTGCTGAACTGCTAAACTGTGAACAGCGTCTGATCTAAACAAAAGGTGACAAAATCTGACACAAGCTGACGTGGGCAGCTCGTATGATGAGGTGATAGTACACGTTACGCATTCGCGCGATCAGACCCGGAGCAGTTCAATGGCGCAGGATAACAAGATTGTCAGTTTGGTCGGCCAGAAGCCGCTACAGCGATTTTCGCTGCCGGCGGCGCTGGTTCGATTACGTGACGCATCGGGTCAGTCGCTGCAGAAAGTCCTGGCAAATTTCTTCGATCAGGCAGACGATGCCCTGTTTGAACTGGCCGATCGTGCCGCCACCAATGTTGACCAGACAGTCTACTTC from Marinobacter sp. LA51 carries:
- the apbC gene encoding iron-sulfur cluster carrier protein ApbC codes for the protein MTQISEQALQTAIREYRDPYLQKDLYELDAVKALNTDEAGKVTLMVELPYPSKGIAGALKQLVSVALENVDGVESADVHVGQKIHSYKVQKELPSVPGVKNIIAVASGKGGVGKSTTAVNLALALKAEGARVGILDADIYGPSIGMMLGVPEGKRPDTRENKYFVPMEAHGLQANSMAFVVTDKTPMVWRGPMVSGAVMQLLQQTLWNELDYLIVDMPPGTGDIQLTLAQKVPVTGAVIVTTPQDIALLDGKKGIEMFRKVDIPVLGVVENMSVHICSNCGHEEPLFGHGGGERIADEYDTTLLGQLPLHMTIREQTDGGQPSVVAEPDSEVARRYRDIARRVGAELSTRERNLTGSISSVSVTEH
- the dcd gene encoding dCTP deaminase — its product is MSIKSDKWIRRMSEQQGMIEPFESGQVRESEKGRVISYGTSSYGYDVRCSNEFKIFTNVHSATVDPKNFDENSFVNYTGDVCIIPPNSFALARTVEYFRIPRSVLTICLGKSTYARCGIIVNVTPLEPEWEGQVTLEFSNTTNLPAKIYANEGVAQMLFFESDEVCETSYKDRGGKYLGQTGVTLPRT
- a CDS encoding YjaG family protein, with product MNANQFLKAVSQLQGWRECAFLLSLAERSFPNYALFADAVGLKTGAKMRQMLDQGWSMLQEDVAESAIPQLLAKLEALSPDVEAYDAYGVYPAFDFCQLLEQALLNRLNPAKHRATEASQMATGTVMSFIEMSEGDELDEDGLVRLLEVHPLMKEDKAFQRELVLALKRQRTPTQQFTEGLRVDAANDGVSNLGISLTE
- a CDS encoding valine--pyruvate transaminase, coding for MKLSAFGRKFTADAGITSLMDDLGNAMASGDDMIMMGGGNPGHIPEIQERVQEILANISQSESDVRRLVGVYDPPQGEKQFIAALAELLSREYGWDLEPENIALTNGSQAAFFMLFNMFGGDYGNGQHKHILLPLAPEYIGYADAGIEPGLFRAVQPDISFTDAHEFKYRVDFDAVEVTGETGAICVSRPTNPTGNVITDDELARLEVLAREHDVPLIVDGAYGTPFPSLLFVDAEPTWNEQIILCLSLSKLGMPAARTGIVIAAKPVIKALSGVNAIMNLATGSFGAMLAEPLVRSGDLLSLSRDVVCPFYKAKMEKAVAAFRDAMGEDNCRWYIHKPEGAMFLWLWFPDLPITSLELYERLKTRGVLVVSGHYFFPGLPEDDWQHRHECLRVTYSQDDERVAEGLRIIADEVKAVWAEAGKSA
- a CDS encoding DUF3108 domain-containing protein, translated to MYLNRTTTKSSTRRAAILLTLGLFTAPTLANEPSEDTQPPKDAQQPGAELAPYEVTYTAAMDKGITLNGTAKRTLTKKTGNVWLYRTDVDSFIANIDESLILKWENNQVIPLRYRYRLSGFLIKDREQSIDFDWDAGVATGKDEGEPFKLELREGALDPLGFQLQLSQDIKSGKRDITYQVIDGDDYDEDRFAVLDQEPMKTNRGSITTLKAEKVRDKGSKRETLMWFAPDEDFLLVRLLQTEPDGSRYELRLNRSDLGG
- the purN gene encoding phosphoribosylglycinamide formyltransferase; translated protein: MNADQPPLPTILVLASGSGTNLQALIEASRERDFPGQIAAVGCNRPNAFALERATQAHIETFVVDHTKYDSREQFDGALMQEIRRHNPDLVVLAGFMRILTTDFVRAFRGQLLNIHPSLLPKYTGLNTHQRALDAGDTLHGVSVHFVTEELDGGPLIAQAEVAVAPDDTAESLAEKVQEKEHILYPIVVRWFCEGRIQLGSDYVTFDGELLKKPMRLPDN
- the purM gene encoding phosphoribosylformylglycinamidine cyclo-ligase encodes the protein MSEQKPSLTYRDAGVDIDAGNELVNRIKQTAARTKRPEVLGGLGGFGAMVSIPAGYKEPVLVSGTDGVGTKLRLAMQLQKHDSIGIDLVAMCVNDLIVGGAEPLFFLDYYATGKLNVEVATQVVEGIGEGCEQSGCALVGGETAEMPGMYEGDDYDLAGFCVGIAERADIIDGSRVQNGDVLLALGSSGPHSNGYSLIRKIIDVSNADLDQPMGDTTLANALMAPTRIYVKNLLQLIRQVDVRAMSHITGGGLPENIPRVMPNGCVAAIDTASWTLPPVFQWLKEAGGVADEEMYRTFNCGIGMIVCVPAEHKDLALDTLKAQGENAWQVGVVESAGDLDDEPTVRYAPGLVSA
- a CDS encoding DUF2066 domain-containing protein codes for the protein MAGSSPNELAAGYADGLARVFVRVSGTREVLGQEGIEALLADAESLLLSYQYLRGDTGENRLRMAFGAVGVNRALASINAPVWGANRPLTLAWVAVEDRGTRTLITDQASGTGASRQVSAIWQQAFDQAAQERGLPVALPPAKFSGDRELLSDLWGQFVNRIRNASGDLDQDVMALVRVNRSGGQWRAGWVFDGMAMDGGEESVTADSPEALAQTVINRWAERYADRYAVAAGKVAESPQVDIVLKGASSLADYGKVTKVLEGLTPVLSAGATRVKGDQLTLRVAFSGELDQLKEYIALDPRFVPLEAEPREPAKASAEPKATEPAQESAQSASGQAEAVATEQGVEAGGQSEGGSKKDGQSMFTYQPMPVDEDEAEQAFESLYQVLYYRWQSTPRISNGAGESADKSAEE
- a CDS encoding CDP-alcohol phosphatidyltransferase family protein; this encodes MSLERWRWIPNALTFLRILLIAPFASGLLTENYRLALLIFVVAAATDAFDGFLARHFNWRSRFGAVADPLADKALLLTAYLMLTLTEVLPVWLFILVLGRDLLIVGGALAYHYGIGRFDMEPSLPGKLNTFIQILVVLAIIVLLAGLPMQPWVMDVGILMVAISAIFSGGHYLMVWGLRAWRARRS